In one Planktothrix sp. FACHB-1365 genomic region, the following are encoded:
- a CDS encoding response regulator has product MRCGTSSSSQEEIGELNGDEKEDPKGNILIVDDLVENLHFLTNLLNEHGYIVRSVNNGKMALRTIQKTHPDVILLDIAMPEMDGYQVCQALKADETTSEIPIIFLSALNEVFDKVKAFQVGGVDYITKPCEPKEVIARLQTQLIIQQQKQKLKQQIEHHQQTAEILYQSRALLANLLNSSKDGIMALQAERDMITEEINNFYCLIINPIFVKILGQKRENLIGKTIPKKMLNQLNPKLFNSLIKVVETGEEIEEKVCWGNDPAEGCCYLTAVKFGDGCSITIRQITNLNLIEFKCQLSANNN; this is encoded by the coding sequence GTGCGTTGTGGCACATCTTCATCTTCTCAAGAAGAAATAGGAGAACTTAATGGTGATGAAAAGGAAGATCCGAAAGGTAATATTTTAATTGTTGATGACCTGGTTGAAAACTTACATTTCTTAACAAATCTATTAAATGAACATGGGTATATCGTCCGAAGTGTTAATAATGGGAAGATGGCATTAAGAACAATCCAAAAGACTCACCCGGATGTAATTTTGCTCGATATTGCCATGCCAGAAATGGATGGGTATCAAGTCTGTCAAGCTTTAAAAGCTGATGAAACAACCTCAGAAATTCCGATAATTTTCTTGAGTGCGCTAAATGAAGTTTTCGATAAAGTCAAAGCTTTTCAAGTCGGTGGAGTGGATTATATTACCAAACCCTGTGAACCCAAAGAAGTGATCGCCCGTTTGCAAACTCAACTCATTATTCAACAACAAAAACAGAAGTTAAAACAGCAAATTGAACACCATCAACAAACAGCAGAAATTCTCTACCAATCTCGGGCTTTACTGGCTAATTTATTAAATAGTTCTAAAGATGGAATCATGGCTTTACAAGCGGAAAGAGATATGATAACTGAAGAGATTAACAATTTTTACTGTTTAATTATTAATCCTATCTTTGTTAAAATTTTGGGTCAAAAACGAGAAAATCTTATCGGTAAGACTATTCCCAAAAAAATGCTTAATCAACTCAATCCTAAGCTATTTAATTCCTTGATTAAGGTAGTTGAGACGGGGGAAGAAATCGAAGAAAAAGTTTGTTGGGGAAATGATCCGGCTGAAGGTTGCTGTTATTTGACTGCGGTAAAATTTGGAGATGGGTGTTCAATTACAATTCGTCAAATTACCAATTTGAATCTCATTGAATTTAAGTGTCAACTGTCAGCTAATAATAACTGA
- a CDS encoding RNA-guided endonuclease TnpB family protein, whose protein sequence is MLRVVKVRLYPDVQQQQSLAQAFGSCRWLWNYCLNLMNQTYKETGKGLSGYEVKKIIPQLKKEYDWLSLTYSQCLQQVCLNLGVAFNNFFEKRAKYPRFKSKHGKQSIQYPQNVKVADNCVTLPKIGDVTAIIHRPIEGKVKTVTISKNCSNQYFAAILFDDGKEKPELNTEGKAIGIDLGLTHFAITSDGSKFDNPRILSKHEKNLKLKQQQLSRKQKGSHNRNKARFKVARVHRKITNCREDFLHKLSRRIVNENQVIVLENLNVKGMVQNHCLAKSIHQVGWGMFCTMLKYKAEMEGKIYLEVDRFFPSSKTCHVCLNQVGSLPLDVRFWTCENCQTRHDRDVNASINIRDEGLRILRLRSVQVLTSGTGDKACRPDVSRSKGGRKKSTTALSVGQEAYTVPQGQCR, encoded by the coding sequence ATGTTAAGAGTCGTCAAAGTCAGGTTATATCCAGATGTCCAACAACAGCAGTCACTAGCGCAAGCTTTTGGCAGTTGTCGTTGGCTTTGGAATTATTGTCTGAACTTGATGAACCAAACATACAAGGAGACTGGTAAGGGGTTATCTGGATATGAAGTTAAAAAGATAATTCCCCAATTAAAGAAAGAGTATGATTGGTTGTCACTAACTTACTCACAATGTTTACAGCAAGTTTGTTTGAACTTGGGTGTAGCATTTAACAACTTCTTTGAGAAAAGAGCTAAATACCCTAGATTCAAATCTAAGCATGGTAAACAGTCAATACAATATCCTCAAAATGTTAAAGTTGCTGATAATTGTGTAACCCTCCCAAAAATAGGAGATGTAACAGCAATTATCCATAGACCTATTGAGGGGAAAGTTAAGACTGTAACTATATCTAAAAACTGTTCTAATCAATATTTTGCAGCTATTCTGTTTGATGATGGTAAAGAAAAACCAGAATTAAACACAGAAGGTAAAGCAATAGGTATTGACTTGGGATTAACCCACTTTGCTATTACTAGCGATGGGTCAAAGTTTGATAATCCTAGAATACTGAGCAAGCATGAAAAGAATTTAAAACTTAAACAACAGCAGCTATCACGAAAACAAAAGGGTTCTCATAACCGCAATAAGGCGAGATTTAAAGTCGCTAGAGTTCATAGAAAAATAACTAACTGCCGTGAGGATTTTCTGCACAAGCTATCGCGTAGGATAGTTAACGAAAACCAAGTAATTGTGCTTGAAAATCTCAACGTTAAAGGCATGGTGCAGAATCATTGTTTGGCTAAATCCATTCATCAAGTAGGATGGGGAATGTTCTGTACCATGCTTAAATACAAGGCAGAAATGGAAGGGAAAATTTATCTTGAAGTTGATAGATTTTTTCCCAGTTCAAAAACCTGCCATGTGTGCTTGAACCAAGTTGGTAGTTTGCCGCTAGATGTAAGATTCTGGACTTGTGAAAACTGCCAAACTAGACATGACAGGGATGTGAACGCAAGCATTAACATCAGAGATGAGGGACTACGAATACTTCGACTACGCTCAGTACAAGTTTTGACCTCTGGAACGGGGGATAAAGCCTGTCGCCCAGATGTAAGTCGAAGTAAGGGAGGACGAAAGAAATCCACTACTGCGCTTTCTGTTGGGCAGGAAGCCTACACTGTACCGCAAGGTCAGTGTAGGTAG
- a CDS encoding adenylate/guanylate cyclase domain-containing protein: MPYIIYNPDTTSAMTFNLQFGENTIGRGRDNTICLTDVSLSRRHACIDVREDKITITDMQSSNHTFVNEVMIEHSNLKSGDLIRCGRVVFKFMNVSLTPALKAHGENSQTSVIQEFATDASYTIIQDLLEPSPAGSSVLNIRQQDAHLRVVDKLKILLEVSKELSSPHELNKLLDKILDLLFQIMNVDRAAILLVNPKTNNLERKAVKFREEPLADEHFYSKKITNTVRETGKALLIADAQSDERFEGSESILCQAIHASMCAPLQLRESVIGVLYVDNLSLTDIYSPEDVEFLTALANQSAIAIDNAELYKKMQEEAVIRNKLERFFPPAVSRKLREEGKLGIVESEVTALFSDITRFTEMSSRMQPRQVISMLNEYFKIMVEEIVFPFEGTLEKYIGDALVAVWGAPYSRHDDVDRAVRAAIEMQWSVYRMNQQWKQRYGEPIYIHIGLNTGQVAAGNIGSSKLIQYTHIGDTMNVASRICSAAQKNEILISQSTFDQLKDRSIPLEKIPPVIVKGKAEPLQLYRIHWQEVQSTVLSF; this comes from the coding sequence GTGCCGTATATCATTTACAACCCCGATACGACCAGCGCCATGACGTTTAACTTACAGTTCGGTGAGAATACCATCGGACGGGGACGGGATAACACGATTTGTTTGACGGATGTGAGTTTGTCTCGTCGTCATGCTTGCATTGATGTCCGTGAAGATAAAATCACGATTACCGATATGCAGAGTAGTAATCATACCTTTGTTAATGAGGTGATGATTGAACACTCAAATCTCAAGTCTGGGGATTTAATTCGTTGTGGTCGTGTAGTATTTAAGTTTATGAATGTTTCTCTCACACCTGCCTTAAAAGCTCATGGGGAGAATTCTCAAACCTCTGTGATTCAAGAATTTGCGACGGATGCGAGTTATACGATTATTCAAGATTTATTAGAACCTTCCCCCGCCGGAAGTTCAGTTTTAAATATTCGCCAACAAGATGCCCATTTACGAGTTGTTGATAAGTTAAAAATTTTATTAGAAGTCAGCAAAGAGTTATCTTCTCCCCATGAACTCAATAAACTGCTGGATAAAATTTTAGATCTGTTATTTCAGATTATGAATGTTGATCGGGCGGCAATTTTGCTCGTTAATCCCAAAACCAATAATTTAGAACGAAAAGCCGTTAAATTTCGGGAAGAACCCTTAGCGGATGAACATTTTTATAGTAAAAAAATTACCAATACCGTTCGCGAAACAGGGAAGGCATTGTTAATAGCCGATGCTCAATCAGATGAACGCTTTGAGGGTTCTGAGTCGATTTTGTGTCAAGCGATTCATGCGTCCATGTGTGCGCCTTTACAACTTCGAGAAAGTGTGATTGGGGTGTTGTATGTCGATAATTTATCTTTAACAGACATTTATTCTCCCGAAGATGTAGAGTTTTTAACCGCCTTAGCCAATCAATCGGCGATCGCTATTGATAACGCTGAATTATATAAAAAAATGCAGGAAGAAGCGGTCATTCGGAATAAACTTGAACGATTTTTCCCCCCGGCGGTGAGTCGAAAACTGCGGGAAGAAGGAAAATTAGGGATTGTAGAAAGTGAAGTTACCGCTTTATTTTCTGATATTACTCGCTTTACCGAAATGTCGTCTCGAATGCAGCCGAGACAAGTCATTTCTATGTTAAATGAATATTTTAAAATTATGGTGGAGGAAATTGTTTTTCCCTTTGAAGGAACCTTAGAAAAATATATTGGAGATGCCTTAGTTGCGGTTTGGGGAGCACCTTATTCCCGTCATGATGATGTTGATCGAGCGGTGCGGGCGGCGATTGAAATGCAATGGTCTGTTTATCGGATGAATCAACAATGGAAACAGCGTTATGGTGAACCCATTTATATTCATATTGGACTGAATACCGGACAGGTGGCGGCGGGAAATATTGGCTCTTCTAAACTAATTCAATATACCCATATTGGAGATACTATGAATGTAGCGAGTCGGATTTGTTCTGCTGCTCAAAAAAACGAAATTTTAATTTCTCAATCCACATTTGATCAACTTAAAGATCGCAGTATTCCCTTAGAAAAAATTCCCCCCGTTATTGTTAAAGGCAAAGCTGAACCGTTACAACTGTATCGGATTCACTGGCAAGAAGTTCAATCAACGGTTTTATCGTTTTAA
- the recF gene encoding DNA replication/repair protein RecF (All proteins in this family for which functions are known are DNA-binding proteins that assist the filamentation of RecA onto DNA for the initiation of recombination or recombinational repair.), with the protein MYLKVLHLRQFRNYVDQNVLFEAPKTILLGNNAQGKSNLLEAVELLSTLKSHRVSRDRDLIFDPEPTGQVSATVERDVGTLDLAITLRSQGGRTVALNGQSLRRHLDFLSVLNVVQFSSLDLELVRGGPEHRRSWLDRLLVQLEPIYAYILQQYNQVLRQRNALLKQIKQNGEVSDSQPEELKLWDVQLAIAGTRVLRRRNRVLERLVPLAKAWHQSISGSTELLEIIYQPNVNLELPNQSLSTTPPEKIQQAFFEKLATRLIAEKQQGISLVGPHRDDVIFTINQTLARNYASSGQQRTLVLALKLAELQLIEAVVGEPPLLLLDDVLAELDLHRQNQLLEAIQDRFQTLITTTHLGSFDPQWLKNTQILSVKAGQIHPLNSCR; encoded by the coding sequence ATGTATTTAAAAGTATTACATCTACGACAGTTCCGAAACTATGTTGATCAAAACGTTTTATTTGAAGCCCCGAAAACGATTTTATTAGGAAATAATGCTCAAGGAAAATCGAATTTATTAGAAGCGGTGGAATTGCTTTCTACCCTCAAAAGTCATCGGGTAAGTCGAGATCGGGATTTGATTTTTGATCCTGAACCTACTGGACAAGTCAGTGCTACGGTGGAACGGGACGTGGGAACTTTGGATTTAGCCATTACCCTGCGTTCCCAAGGCGGACGAACGGTTGCTCTCAATGGTCAATCTTTGCGTCGTCACTTGGATTTTTTGAGTGTATTAAATGTGGTTCAGTTTTCTAGTTTAGATTTAGAATTAGTTCGAGGTGGCCCTGAACATCGACGCAGTTGGTTAGATCGGTTATTGGTACAGTTAGAGCCTATTTATGCTTATATTTTACAACAATATAATCAAGTCCTACGTCAACGCAATGCCCTCCTGAAACAAATTAAACAGAATGGGGAAGTTTCCGATTCTCAACCAGAAGAATTAAAGCTTTGGGATGTACAATTAGCGATCGCCGGAACCCGGGTTTTACGACGGCGGAATCGGGTTTTAGAACGTTTAGTTCCTTTGGCTAAAGCTTGGCATCAATCGATTAGTGGCAGTACGGAGTTATTAGAGATTATTTATCAACCGAATGTTAATTTAGAGTTACCCAATCAAAGTTTATCAACCACACCCCCGGAGAAAATTCAACAGGCTTTTTTTGAGAAACTCGCTACTCGATTAATCGCCGAAAAACAACAAGGTATTTCTTTAGTTGGCCCCCATCGAGATGATGTGATCTTTACGATTAATCAAACTCTAGCCCGCAATTATGCTTCATCGGGTCAACAACGCACGTTAGTTTTAGCGTTAAAATTAGCGGAATTACAACTGATTGAAGCGGTGGTGGGGGAACCTCCCTTACTATTATTAGATGATGTCTTAGCTGAGTTAGATCTACATCGACAAAATCAACTGTTAGAGGCCATTCAAGATCGCTTTCAAACATTAATTACAACCACCCATTTAGGGTCTTTTGATCCTCAATGGTTAAAGAACACTCAAATTTTAAGCGTTAAAGCTGGACAAATTCACCCGCTAAACTCCTGTCGCTAA
- a CDS encoding HEAT repeat domain-containing protein: protein MQIQQIQTYLNSHDFQERLRGLTELNDHESTVAIPLLISKLSDPEFIIRSFVAMGLGRQQSPESFQALVELLDHDPDPNVRAEAANSLSQYGEIAIPYLVRCFGQDCNWLVRRSILEPLISRRHPQALYDICICALSAPEQVAQEAAIEGLAGLAGTEKQTEALEQLLELVGTPVWRIRTRVALALRKFNHPQAQAALHYLKKDEDHRVVGAALEGAM from the coding sequence ATGCAGATCCAGCAAATCCAAACCTACCTGAATAGCCATGATTTTCAGGAGCGACTCCGGGGACTAACTGAGTTAAACGATCACGAGAGTACAGTAGCGATTCCTCTATTAATCAGTAAACTCAGTGATCCTGAATTTATTATCCGGTCTTTTGTGGCGATGGGACTGGGACGTCAACAATCCCCCGAATCCTTTCAAGCCTTGGTGGAACTCCTCGATCACGATCCCGATCCCAATGTTCGTGCGGAAGCGGCTAACTCCCTCTCCCAATATGGGGAAATAGCCATCCCTTACCTCGTGCGTTGTTTTGGTCAAGATTGTAACTGGCTCGTGCGACGGAGTATTTTAGAACCCTTGATCAGCCGTCGTCACCCCCAAGCATTGTATGACATCTGTATTTGTGCGTTGAGTGCCCCCGAACAAGTCGCTCAAGAAGCCGCCATTGAAGGGTTAGCCGGATTAGCCGGAACAGAGAAACAAACAGAAGCCTTAGAACAGCTTTTAGAATTAGTCGGAACTCCAGTTTGGCGAATTCGGACTCGTGTGGCTTTAGCCTTGAGAAAATTTAATCATCCCCAAGCCCAGGCTGCATTACACTATTTGAAAAAAGATGAAGATCATCGCGTCGTCGGGGCTGCGTTAGAAGGCGCAATGTGA
- a CDS encoding PAS domain S-box protein yields the protein MDFSQFFRSLWISQTWKKIPLRFVLIIPFVIQITATVSIIGYLSFLSGQRAIEKMSNELMIEVTQRVKDHIEHLTEDTETITHLTLSHCQAENIDLNNLNLLERQLFLNLHHFKFISAILVGNEQHQFVAVSRFNGQRLWRSSPQDSSLIYDYALDQTGKPIKLLRTFWKPSVTLRPWYQDAVKSQKTRWGSLYLLGSQEDWVLNLNTPIYEPETGKLLGVLSVGIVSSDLSDFLSQIQVGDAGQIILIDRQGNVVANSQGKVNQQKHQELKQINILNSQDLLLNSIGKFLIKNYGDLQNLQTVQNVDFTIPLTTWESLSNHYYLQVVPLKNQYGLDLLTIIVIPRSDFMAEVYAQFKQTFFLCTGIVILAIGVGILTSRWIIKPILAVNQAAKRIAEGEIQHLSDFERSDEIGELVQSFKGMNTQLQNTLVQLKIEILKHKKTEAKLRQAQHISRLSIWEFYYQTKTTIWSPEIYQLYGLDPIVKPPQGEEILQYIYPDDHSIYRHEILKPLWAKKPFAAELRIVRCDGSIGYVEIQGEPIFDQQHKEVIRLLGTLRDVTDRRQVEITLKNQEQLLRSIYEGVEEPIFVVEVGDNGEFYYVGTNPAHERITGFSRKSLLGKTPQELKIPSWEKVIQHYQDCIDAGTSICYEEVVVLNGVERFWYTSLTPLKDLESKIYRIVGTTIDTTYIKKTERSLQSALQQIQEHFENSPLAIIEWDAQGKIKRWSKQAEDIFGWKADEVVGLSNDDFSMIHEEDQENVYQEIQKMISGQTSTLKMQNRNYTKTGEILTCEWFSSGIFDQHGNLTSTLSFIQDITARQQAEEILRQSEERFRSAFTNTAIGMFIVSTNCRFLQVNDAICQILGYSEAELLNLTFHDITYPDDLERDLSYVKQILEGKIKTYTLEKRLIHKKGNLVSGLLSIGFVQDRQNHPLYFVAQFQDITQRVQAEQALKESEQRFERAIKGSNDGIWDWFDIHQEQIWYSPRFFEIMGYQPNEFQPTLTRFRNFIHPDDRQSVFQTIENHLQFNSPYFIEYRLLHKLGDYIWVQARGEALRDEQGNPVSMAGSVTDITEQKLGELALRQSEAKWRHLIEANIVGILFADFEGRILEANDAFLRIIGYSREELEKGQLRWDTITPPEGKAADQERVQKILNDKILPPDEKEYFHKDGTRIPVILGATLLEEQNQCVAFVLDITQQKQTKIELQKAKEQAEAANRAKSNFLANMSHELRTPLNAILGFTQLMVRDSTLASHHREKLQIINRNGAYLLQLINDILSISKIEANHVTLDITLFDLYQLLEDLKNTFELRSSSKGIQLIIEKSPQLPRYIQTDERKLRQVLINLLDNAIKFTYRGSVTLRIKPLDLTVNGSDSSRYTLEFEVQDTGDGIASEELDSMFDAFVQTTTGRQSQQGTGLGLPISRRFVELLGGKITVRSQVGIGTCFQFTIEVPEIDTTTLALSQPEYQVMGLAPHQPEYRILVVDDLEANRHWLAKLLRSVGFEVEEAENGEMALILVESYNPHLIWMDLRMSGMNGYRATQEIRAKKAQTLLSTPPDFEPFPKIIAVSASVFEEERQQVIDAGCDDFVGKPLTETTIWEMLKKHLGVKYRVEELKPNQAEHHQIQDAVIVEALATLPPELLHQLATETQIGDSEKLLSLLTQIPASQPFLINTLTELINNFEFELILHWVTLALS from the coding sequence ATGGATTTCTCCCAGTTCTTCCGTTCTCTATGGATCAGTCAAACCTGGAAAAAAATTCCCTTACGGTTTGTCTTGATTATTCCCTTTGTTATCCAGATTACAGCAACGGTATCTATTATTGGTTACCTTTCCTTCTTAAGTGGGCAACGTGCCATTGAGAAAATGAGCAACGAACTCATGATTGAGGTAACTCAGCGTGTGAAAGATCATATTGAACACCTAACAGAAGATACAGAAACAATTACCCATTTGACGCTTTCTCATTGCCAAGCTGAAAACATAGATTTAAACAATCTGAATCTGTTAGAAAGACAGCTATTTTTAAACTTACATCATTTTAAGTTTATTAGTGCAATATTAGTGGGAAATGAACAGCATCAGTTTGTAGCCGTTAGTCGTTTTAATGGACAGCGACTCTGGCGTTCTAGTCCCCAGGATTCATCCCTGATTTATGATTATGCCCTTGATCAAACAGGAAAACCCATTAAACTTTTAAGAACCTTTTGGAAACCTAGTGTTACCCTGCGTCCTTGGTATCAAGATGCGGTGAAAAGTCAAAAAACACGCTGGGGTTCCCTTTATTTATTAGGAAGTCAAGAAGATTGGGTATTAAATCTCAATACGCCAATTTATGAACCCGAAACAGGGAAATTGTTGGGGGTCTTGTCCGTTGGAATCGTCTCTTCCGATCTCAGTGATTTCCTTAGCCAGATTCAAGTTGGAGACGCGGGACAAATTATTTTGATTGATAGACAGGGAAATGTAGTAGCAAATTCTCAAGGTAAAGTTAATCAACAAAAACATCAAGAATTAAAACAAATTAATATTTTAAATAGTCAAGATCTATTATTAAATAGTATCGGAAAGTTTTTAATTAAAAATTACGGGGATTTACAAAACCTTCAAACGGTACAAAATGTTGATTTCACCATTCCACTGACAACTTGGGAAAGTTTATCAAACCATTATTATTTACAAGTTGTTCCCTTAAAAAATCAATATGGTTTAGATTTACTGACTATTATTGTGATTCCTCGAAGCGACTTCATGGCTGAAGTCTATGCTCAGTTTAAACAAACCTTTTTTCTGTGTACTGGTATTGTTATATTAGCGATTGGTGTGGGGATCTTGACCAGTCGTTGGATTATTAAACCCATTTTAGCAGTTAATCAAGCAGCTAAACGGATTGCAGAAGGTGAAATTCAACACCTCAGCGATTTTGAAAGAAGTGATGAAATTGGGGAATTAGTTCAATCTTTTAAAGGAATGAATACTCAATTACAAAATACTTTAGTTCAACTTAAAATAGAAATTCTTAAACACAAAAAAACCGAAGCAAAATTGCGCCAAGCTCAACATATTTCAAGACTGAGTATTTGGGAATTTTATTATCAAACTAAAACCACGATTTGGAGTCCAGAAATTTATCAACTTTATGGTCTTGACCCTATCGTTAAACCCCCTCAAGGAGAAGAAATATTACAGTATATTTATCCTGACGATCACTCCATCTATCGTCATGAAATTCTTAAACCTTTATGGGCGAAAAAACCTTTCGCAGCAGAATTACGAATTGTGCGTTGTGATGGTTCAATTGGCTATGTAGAAATCCAGGGAGAACCGATTTTTGATCAACAACACAAAGAGGTGATTCGCTTATTAGGAACCCTCAGAGATGTTACAGACCGCAGACAAGTGGAAATCACCTTAAAAAATCAAGAACAATTATTACGAAGTATTTATGAGGGAGTGGAGGAACCTATTTTTGTGGTAGAAGTTGGAGATAATGGAGAGTTTTACTATGTAGGAACTAATCCCGCCCATGAGAGAATAACAGGTTTTTCGCGTAAATCATTGTTAGGAAAAACCCCTCAAGAATTAAAGATCCCTTCCTGGGAAAAGGTCATCCAACATTATCAAGACTGTATTGATGCAGGAACGTCTATTTGTTATGAAGAAGTCGTGGTTTTAAATGGTGTAGAAAGGTTTTGGTATACAAGCCTTACACCCTTAAAAGATTTAGAATCTAAGATTTATCGGATTGTTGGAACCACAATCGATACCACTTATATTAAAAAAACGGAGCGATCGCTACAGTCTGCTTTACAACAAATTCAAGAACATTTTGAAAACTCACCCTTAGCGATTATAGAATGGGATGCTCAAGGTAAAATTAAACGCTGGTCAAAACAAGCTGAAGATATATTTGGCTGGAAAGCAGATGAAGTTGTCGGTTTATCGAATGATGATTTTTCCATGATCCATGAAGAAGATCAAGAAAATGTTTATCAGGAAATTCAGAAAATGATATCCGGTCAAACCAGTACCTTGAAAATGCAAAACCGCAATTATACGAAAACCGGAGAAATTCTAACTTGTGAATGGTTTTCGTCAGGTATTTTTGATCAACACGGAAATTTAACCTCTACTTTATCCTTTATTCAGGATATCACCGCTCGTCAGCAAGCAGAAGAAATCTTACGTCAAAGTGAAGAACGGTTTAGAAGTGCATTTACCAATACCGCAATTGGAATGTTTATTGTTTCAACAAACTGTAGATTTTTACAAGTTAACGATGCAATTTGTCAAATTTTAGGCTATTCTGAGGCAGAACTTTTAAATTTAACGTTTCATGATATTACTTATCCTGATGATTTAGAAAGAGATTTAAGTTATGTTAAACAAATATTAGAAGGTAAAATTAAAACCTATACGTTAGAAAAACGATTAATTCATAAAAAGGGAAATTTAGTTTCAGGATTACTCAGTATTGGTTTTGTTCAAGATCGTCAGAATCATCCCCTTTATTTTGTCGCTCAATTTCAAGATATTACTCAACGAGTACAAGCAGAACAAGCTTTAAAAGAAAGTGAACAACGATTTGAACGCGCCATTAAGGGATCAAATGATGGAATTTGGGATTGGTTTGATATCCATCAAGAACAAATTTGGTATTCTCCTCGATTTTTTGAAATTATGGGGTATCAACCGAATGAATTTCAACCCACTTTAACCCGGTTCAGAAATTTTATTCATCCTGATGATCGTCAGTCTGTATTTCAAACTATTGAAAATCATTTGCAGTTTAATAGTCCTTACTTTATTGAATATCGGTTGCTGCACAAATTAGGTGATTATATTTGGGTACAAGCTAGGGGAGAAGCCCTCAGAGATGAACAAGGAAACCCAGTGAGTATGGCGGGTTCCGTAACCGATATTACCGAACAAAAATTAGGAGAATTAGCCCTACGCCAAAGTGAAGCCAAATGGCGACATTTAATTGAAGCTAATATTGTGGGGATTCTTTTTGCTGATTTTGAAGGCAGAATTTTAGAAGCCAATGATGCCTTTTTACGGATAATTGGCTATAGCCGAGAGGAGTTAGAAAAGGGACAATTACGCTGGGATACGATTACTCCCCCTGAAGGTAAAGCCGCTGATCAAGAAAGGGTTCAGAAAATTTTAAATGATAAGATTTTACCCCCCGATGAAAAAGAATATTTCCATAAAGACGGGACTCGAATTCCGGTGATTTTAGGAGCAACTTTATTAGAAGAACAAAATCAATGTGTTGCTTTTGTGTTAGATATAACCCAACAAAAACAAACCAAAATCGAGCTTCAAAAAGCTAAAGAACAAGCGGAAGCCGCTAATCGGGCTAAAAGTAACTTTTTAGCCAATATGAGTCATGAACTTCGTACCCCTTTGAATGCTATTTTAGGGTTTACGCAACTGATGGTGCGGGATTCTACCTTAGCATCCCATCATCGAGAGAAATTACAAATTATTAACCGGAATGGAGCTTATTTATTACAGTTAATTAATGATATTTTATCCATTTCTAAAATTGAAGCTAATCACGTTACCCTCGATATAACATTATTTGATTTATATCAATTATTAGAAGATTTAAAAAATACCTTTGAACTGCGTTCTAGCTCTAAAGGAATACAACTGATTATTGAGAAATCTCCCCAGTTACCTCGATATATACAAACCGATGAACGCAAATTGCGACAAGTTCTGATCAACTTATTAGATAATGCGATAAAATTTACCTATCGCGGTTCTGTCACCCTGCGAATTAAGCCTTTAGACTTGACTGTTAACGGCTCTGATTCTTCTCGATACACACTTGAGTTTGAAGTACAAGACACCGGGGATGGAATCGCCTCAGAAGAATTAGATTCCATGTTTGATGCTTTTGTACAAACCACAACTGGACGACAATCTCAACAAGGAACCGGGTTGGGACTACCGATTAGTCGTCGATTTGTAGAGCTTTTGGGCGGTAAAATCACCGTCAGGAGTCAAGTGGGAATAGGAACTTGCTTTCAATTCACAATTGAGGTTCCTGAAATTGACACTACAACCCTGGCGTTATCACAACCCGAATATCAAGTGATGGGACTCGCACCCCATCAACCTGAATACCGAATTTTAGTGGTTGATGATTTAGAAGCAAACCGTCACTGGTTAGCGAAATTATTACGTTCTGTGGGGTTTGAGGTTGAAGAAGCGGAAAATGGAGAAATGGCTTTGATTCTGGTAGAATCCTACAACCCCCATTTAATTTGGATGGATCTGCGAATGTCGGGTATGAATGGCTATCGAGCTACTCAAGAAATTAGAGCCAAAAAAGCTCAAACTTTGTTATCGACCCCCCCTGATTTTGAGCCGTTTCCCAAAATTATTGCGGTTTCTGCTAGTGTATTTGAAGAGGAACGCCAACAAGTAATTGACGCAGGCTGCGATGATTTCGTTGGTAAACCTTTAACGGAAACTACTATTTGGGAGATGCTAAAGAAACATTTAGGCGTAAAGTACAGAGTTGAAGAGTTGAAGCCGAACCAAGCTGAACATCATCAAATCCAGGATGCAGTCATTGTCGAAGCTTTAGCCACTCTTCCGCCAGAATTACTGCATCAGCTTGCTACCGAAACTCAAATTGGGGATTCTGAAAAACTTCTCAGTTTGCTAACACAGATTCCGGCTTCTCAACCGTTTTTAATTAACACGCTTACGGAATTAATCAATAACTTTGAGTTTGAATTAATTCTTCATTGGGTTACACTTGCGCTCTCATGA